The following proteins come from a genomic window of Pseudochaenichthys georgianus chromosome 17, fPseGeo1.2, whole genome shotgun sequence:
- the mapre2 gene encoding microtubule-associated protein RP/EB family member 2 isoform X1, translating to MPGPTQALSPNGENNNDIVPDNGTNIIPYRKNTVRGERAYSWGMAVNVYSTSITQETMSRHDITAWINDMFCLNYTKVEQLSSGAAYCQFMDLLFPGCISLKKVKFQAKLEHEYIHNFKLLQASFKRMNVDKIIPVEKLVKGRFQDNLDFVQWFKKFFDANYDGKEYDPVAARQGQDALPPPDPGEQIFNLPKKSLHAASSPTAGASRSSSTTPKSSTPTSRPSSAKKIPAVATSTPAKGEKELEAQVTHLTEQMNTLKSALEGVEKERDYYFSKLREVELLCQDQGEENAPFVDRLMEVLYSTDEQEGAELAEADGQEVDQRVHEEAPDDQKEEQDEY from the exons ATGCCCGGTCCCACCCAAGCCCTTTCCCCAAATGGAGAGAATAACAACGACATCGTCCCGGACAACGGAACCAACATCATTCCTTACAGGAAAAATACAGTGCGAGGAGAGCGCGCCTACAG TTGGGGGATGGCGGTCAACGTATATTCTACCTCAATAACCCAGGAGACTATGAGCAGGCATGACATCACTGCCTGGATTAACGACATGTTCTGCCTAAACTATACGAAAGTGGAGCAGCTCTCCTCAG GAGCTGCCTACTGCCAGTTCATGGATCTGCTCTTCCCTGGCTGCATCAGTCTTAAGAAGGTCAAGTTCCAAGCTAAATTGGAGCACGAGTACATTCACAACTTCAAACTGTTACAGGCATCCTTCAAACGGATGAATGTGGATAAG ATTATTCCTGTGGAGAAATTGGTCAAAGGCAGATTTCAGGACAACCTTGATTTCGTCCAGTGGTTTAAGAAGTTCTTCGATGCCAATTACGACGGCAAAGAATACGACCCAGTTGCAGCCAGACAGGGTCAGGATGCCCTCCCCCCTCCTGACCCCGGTGAGCAGATCTTCAACCTGCCAAAGAAGTCCCTCCATGCAGCCAGCTCTCCTACTGCAG GAGCGTCAAGGTCGAGTTCAACAACCCCCAAGTCCTCCACACCAACATCCCGACCCTCGTCAGCCAAAAAGATCCCTGCTGTGGCAACATCGACTCCTGCCAAAGGAGAGAAAGAACTGGAAGCACAGGTCACACATCTTACCGAGCAG ATGAACACATTAAAATCGGCACTGGAAGGAGTGGAGAAGGAGAGGGATTACTACTTCAGCAAGCTGCGAGAGGTGGAGCTGCTGTGCCAGGACCAGGGAGAAGAAAACGCCCCGTTTGTGGATCGACTAATGGAAGTCCTCTACTCTACTGACGAGCAG GAGGGAGCAGAGCTGGCCGAGGCTGACGGACAGGAAGTGGACCAGCGAGTCCACGAGGAGGCGCCAGATGATCAGAAGGAGGAGCAGGATGAATACTGA
- the mapre2 gene encoding microtubule-associated protein RP/EB family member 2 isoform X2 codes for MAVNVYSTSITQETMSRHDITAWINDMFCLNYTKVEQLSSGAAYCQFMDLLFPGCISLKKVKFQAKLEHEYIHNFKLLQASFKRMNVDKIIPVEKLVKGRFQDNLDFVQWFKKFFDANYDGKEYDPVAARQGQDALPPPDPGEQIFNLPKKSLHAASSPTAGASRSSSTTPKSSTPTSRPSSAKKIPAVATSTPAKGEKELEAQVTHLTEQMNTLKSALEGVEKERDYYFSKLREVELLCQDQGEENAPFVDRLMEVLYSTDEQEGAELAEADGQEVDQRVHEEAPDDQKEEQDEY; via the exons ATGGCGGTCAACGTATATTCTACCTCAATAACCCAGGAGACTATGAGCAGGCATGACATCACTGCCTGGATTAACGACATGTTCTGCCTAAACTATACGAAAGTGGAGCAGCTCTCCTCAG GAGCTGCCTACTGCCAGTTCATGGATCTGCTCTTCCCTGGCTGCATCAGTCTTAAGAAGGTCAAGTTCCAAGCTAAATTGGAGCACGAGTACATTCACAACTTCAAACTGTTACAGGCATCCTTCAAACGGATGAATGTGGATAAG ATTATTCCTGTGGAGAAATTGGTCAAAGGCAGATTTCAGGACAACCTTGATTTCGTCCAGTGGTTTAAGAAGTTCTTCGATGCCAATTACGACGGCAAAGAATACGACCCAGTTGCAGCCAGACAGGGTCAGGATGCCCTCCCCCCTCCTGACCCCGGTGAGCAGATCTTCAACCTGCCAAAGAAGTCCCTCCATGCAGCCAGCTCTCCTACTGCAG GAGCGTCAAGGTCGAGTTCAACAACCCCCAAGTCCTCCACACCAACATCCCGACCCTCGTCAGCCAAAAAGATCCCTGCTGTGGCAACATCGACTCCTGCCAAAGGAGAGAAAGAACTGGAAGCACAGGTCACACATCTTACCGAGCAG ATGAACACATTAAAATCGGCACTGGAAGGAGTGGAGAAGGAGAGGGATTACTACTTCAGCAAGCTGCGAGAGGTGGAGCTGCTGTGCCAGGACCAGGGAGAAGAAAACGCCCCGTTTGTGGATCGACTAATGGAAGTCCTCTACTCTACTGACGAGCAG GAGGGAGCAGAGCTGGCCGAGGCTGACGGACAGGAAGTGGACCAGCGAGTCCACGAGGAGGCGCCAGATGATCAGAAGGAGGAGCAGGATGAATACTGA